The genomic interval TGGGTCCACTGTTAAATGAAGTGGAATCAGTGTCCGGTTACATCAGTCCACTCTCTAATTGCTCAAAGCATAGTAGACAGGGAGGCcactaaaaaacacacacacacacacacacacacacacacacacacacacacacacacgcctcccaCCATACACTACACTCTCGCCCACTGTTCATTCtctgttcttgttttttttattctggcCTTTCCTATCTGTGTGTCTCCGCCATTATTTCCCCATCTGTTTATTTTCGTATCCCTCAAAGGCTCCCtccatccccatctctctctcttttctcttctctctctctctctctttctctctctctctctctctctctctctctcactggctTTTGTCACCATCCTGGAAATGAATGGGAAGTTAAGCCTATTATTTAAGCACAAAGCACGATGTCTCAACACACCATACGCTTCTGTCCTTCCCCCATATTCACTCCTCCACTCGTGTTCTTtcgttctctcctctcttctctctccctcacaccttctctcccctccctcaacCTTTATTAGCATATTGTTTGCGTtgtgtttgctgttgttttACACGACACAGTGCAGCAGCTTAggatgtgtgtgacagaaggggggggggggtgtaggggtTAGCAACAGTTATTTTCCAGAactacacaagacacacacctGTCAGCCGACTACTATCCCGCAGGGGAAGGAAAAGCGCAGGAGCGTAAGAGAGGTTGTTTACCGGTGTTGGGTACTGTATTGTACTCACGATAATAATTCAGCAAATGGCTGCGAGTGGGAAGCACAGACGTGTTTAGCTTTGCAGCTGCTTGGCATTCATTTGAAGTGGTCCGCTATGTTAGGAGAGAACCTTGGTTTCTCAgatgaaggagaaggaggatgtTAGTCTGATGAGTATTGATCTGGACCAGGATTTCAGCCACCAGAGCTGCGATGCCCATGATTACTGCAGgcttacacaaacatacacacacacacacacacacaggcgcgcgctGTATAATCTttttcattacacacacacacaggcacactcacacaaacgcacacatatcccacatgcacatatatccccgcacacacacaccatcatcataatcatcatcattatcgtCAGAGTCAATGCATGATATGATGGTAATGATATGATGATTTCAGTAGTTTAAAATGACTGTACTGTACATCAGTGATTCTGCTGCATGTGCAACAGGCCAAAGTTAATGGATTGGAGttaacagtgtcatgtgttctgtgccctcttcacccccccccccccccccccctttttcacATTTGACCTCCCTGCACACCGTTCCTGTGGGTTCCACCTACGCTCCTGTGACCTGTGTGACCCCTGTTTGACCCCATGACCCTCGGCAGCAATGAGTGACCCAGTCTGATTTGGCCCGACCCGACCCGACCCAAACCCTCTCCACTTCTTCATCCACCCTCCAAACCGCATCCCAGCACTTACTACACTCCTAACACCTCTTTTCAGATGTGCTATGTGAGattcacaagtgtgtgtgtttgtgtgtgtgtgtgtttgtgtttgtgtttgtgtgtgggtgtgtgcttgtgtgtatcttCTTTGTTTGTGCTTGTCTATTTTTACGTTTTGTTTTCTTCACTCCGCTTTTTTTCTCAtgacctctttctctctgaaacCTTTTCTCCACTGTTCCTTGTCCACCCACTCCTTTAATCGGCCCCACCATCTCTTCTCTCCACATCCTGCTCCTGCTGCCCTTACTCCCCACTGACCCACGCGCCACACTGACCCTTTTAGGCCCTGGGTGGCAGCTTCCTCACCGACCCCATCCTCACGGGCACCCGCGCAGCCAGTTTCTCCGGCCGCCTGCCCTCCTCGGGCGGCTCGGGGCCGACAGTAGCCCTGTTCGCCCCGGGCCTCCGCAAGTATCCCCAGGAcggcagcagcagtggtggcGGGGATCACCCAGCGTTCAGCGCGTCCTCCAGCCAGGCGAGGGCGCTGTTGGCCAGCCTGGGCGCCGAGGCCCTGCTGCTCTCCTCCACACTGCGCCCAGCACCCGGCTCCTCCACCCATCGGCGACGGCGCAGACCAACGGGCGTTCGGCCTCCTCGCCgtcccccaccacctcccccaccGCCACGACCCCTTCCGtgtccccctccacctccccctccacctcctcctcccctctcacctccctcacactctcctctctgggCCTGAAGAGCGTGGGCCACAGCCCTCAAGTACCCCATGCCCAGCCTGGGAGGGCAGAAGGAGGGCAGAAGCAAGACCCTGCCCAAGGCCACATCATACGGAGCAGAGTGAGGACCAGGaggagaagcagcagcagcatccatatGCCaaaaaagacccccccccccctcccaaccaCATCCCCCTTTTAAAGGATTGAGgagactgtaaaaaaaaaaaaacaaacatggcaCACAAAGACACGACTTGCCTCTAACTCCAGTTTTGTTTTGCCTTTGCcagttttattcttttttttacttcattaatttttttcatttcactCTAATCATCCCAGTTTTGGAGTTAAGCAGACTTCACCTCCATCTCCTTCCATCCTCCATCCTTTCCCTTCTCCATCTGTGGGTCTCCCTACCATCTGGGGCTTAGGCCGGGCTCGGCTTGTGGCCTGTCCCAGCCACGGTGCCCTCAGGTCGGGCCCGAGTCCCACCGCCTGCCTGGCTGGACCAGAGCTCCATGGAACAGACGGGCAGTCCTCCGTGCGCTGGCACTCGGGGCGTGGGAGGGTGAGAGAAACCAGCTGGACCCAGGCTCATCACGCACCACCACCCATTTGCCAAAATCTCCCATCGGAATGTAGTGGAGGCGGACCTCCTTCTAGTATACTATCTAGACTGTGAACTAAGTTATTATAACGAGTAGAGTTGCAATAATAGCAAGAACAGTGAATAGTTTTTCGGTGTATGTCCAGATTTTCATCACCAAAAGAGTGGGAATCGTGTTgaggcagaggtggaaaaaaaaCGACAAAAAGACATGTATATGTGAAACACAATTTGATGTGCTTCTGTTCTAGACCTGTTGACACAAAACAATGTGTTGTCAATCTACTGCATATTTCAGCACTGGTGCTATCACTTTACTGAACATTTTTCAAGGATTGGTCTtcaatttcaaaacttcagctccatccccatgcacacacacacacacacacacacacacaaagcccacacactcactgcctttACCCAAAACATTCCATGATGTCACCTTTTTGGCCACcatcttttctgtgtgtgtgtgtgggcatttgGTTGGCATAGCAACAGACACAGGGCTGTGGGATGTTGGACGCTGTCGCTCGAGGCGGGATTACCGAGGCTGCAGGAGCTCTGCTGGCATCCTCAAAGCAGCAGGGTCCATTGGCATCCCCAAGCGTACTTTTAGGATTTAGTCCTGGGAAAAGCATAAACAACACTGCCCAGAGAAAGTGACAGCAGCAAAAGGGAACAATCAATATGAAGTCTTTAATTTGAATGCTGGGCAAAATACAAAGTCAGTCTATGAACCAAATTCTTGTTCATGAACTACGGTATCATGGGGCGTGAGACAGCTTTTAGCTGACCCACTAATGTTAGTGCTTCTGCTCCTCATGGTATTACATCTGCAAATAGATTTTGCATAGCTATTACGcaagctttagttagactttagaTTTTGCACTTTGCCaagcatttaaattagggccccaTGTGGAAATATCAGCTTGACCATGATAGATAGTCCTTAATAGCCAGTTATAGCACAAGATTCTACTATAGAGAAACACAGGAAATTGAGAGTTAGTCAGTAGTTAGCCGTCAATAGTAGTTCACTGAAGAAGCACAAGTTACATTTGTGGACCAAGGGGAAATATGCCTGAGGCATACTGACAATTCCCTCTATCAAGGGTACCTGAGCATTTGAAAATGGGGACAGAGTTAGTCACCCATACATGGTCAGCACTTTGGGAATACACCTTAGAGGGGCTTTAAGGTGTCGCACAGTCAGCCTTGTCTGGAAGAAGCTCTGCACGTTCCAGTGCTCCCTGCCGTGAGGCTTAGAGTGGGCTTCAGTCAGCGTGGCACGGGTAGCTAGGATGGAGgacaggggagtgtgtgtgtgtttgtgtgtggctcagtgtgtgtggtggtgtggtgtgtgtgtgtatgtgtgtgtgtgtgtgtgtgtgtgtgtgtgtgtgtgtgtgtgtgtgtggctcagtgCATTAGAGGCAGCAGGAGTGACAAGTTTCCTCTCCTCGCGGCTCTGGCTGTCAGCACAGCACAAGTGCTCCCTTTCCCCActttttctcccctcctccttgcCTCCCTTTTATGTTGAGGATGCATCACTGAGACAGCCCGGGGATGTTTGGGTTATAAAAGCCTGAGATGCAGAAGCGAAGGCGAAGGGGACTTGGGGAGGGAAAAAAGGAAGAGGGACAGAACTAGGATAGAGCTGCATGGCCAGTTTCGAACAAGTGTATTTCACTTATTGTCACAAATGTTTAGATGAGATAAACGTCATCTGCAGGGGAAAGCACATTTGGGGACTGGGGGATGGTTTCAGTTTTAGGGAACACTACAAAGGGGATCGGGCTGAAGAGTGTGGGGAGAGGAAACAGTGTTCTTTCACTggttaaaacaaaaaaactattaGCATTCACCTCCAGTTCTCAGGAGGTTCCTGCTAGTGTTGTTCCTCCATCTGAATGTTGTCTGTGTGGGAGTACGTTTGTCTGCTCTTGACCACCCACCGGGCTGAATTTGACTCCCTCCGATTGGGGTTAAGGGAAAATTCGATAAAGCTGTTCCGAGGCCTGTGGCAGGCAGAAGGTGCCATCAGATGAGCGCGGTGGGGATTTGCTGTTTGTCATTCCTGTTTGTGGCTtatcaagctgtgtgtgtgtgtgtgtgtatgctggcaTCTGGCAGATCTTGTGTAGAGCACAGATAATAAGTGCTGGCAGCACTGAAAGTCTATTCACTGAATAGTGAGAAGCACAAAgtagaccaccccccccccccccccccccccctcagaaaAAAAGGCAGAGAGGAAAACAAAAGGCTTGGgcagaaaaaaaatgacaaaaccATCTCCATTCCATCAACGCTGAAGAGGTAGCACTAGCCACACGCTAGCACACCAGACTCGGCCCCCGGGTCTTCAGCGGTGAAGCCAAATGAGAGAAATTGTCTTAGTCATGCGGCAGTAGACGCATTCAGCTCTCGAGTCTGCCGCTCGCCGAGTTCCATTTCCGTCgcctctctcccccctcgcCGTCCACCCGCAGTCATCCAGGGTCATGCTTCACTGGAGATGCGGAGTGGTGTGTAGACCATTCCACCCTTTGCTAGTTTGCATTATTCTTCTCCCCCCTGGAGTCAAGCCTGCACTGGGCATAACTACTGTCAAGGGTACATTTTAGGATGTGTACATTTCAGGGTAGGGATTTAAGGAGCTTGGGTGTGCAGGGCTTTTCATGGTAGGATGTATGTGGTGTTGGGTAGGTGtttgtgtccgtgtccgtgtgtgtaagtgtgtgtgtgtgtgagtgaggggggATATTTGTTATAAATGTTTTCAGTCAGTCAGCTCTGGAAGGTAATGCAAATAAGGTGTAACTCCACAAGACAATGAGAAGATGagtattgttttgtattgttttaacaCAACTGAAAATGTACAAGGCTTGCGTTAATAGAAAAAAACTACCTACAATGAAAGGCAACAATCAGACAGAATCAGTCTCACTCTCTAAGGAGAAGCTTACACTGTAAATTCATGAAACTATATTGACACTATTGGTGTTTTGTAGCCCTGGAAACCTACAAACAAACTACAGACAAATCACACAGGGATGCACTCTGATCATCACATATCATCCTATTTTTGATTTCATGTTATTTGCTGACCATTTCTTTGTACAGATTGACCTTGTTTTATAATTCTTGAAAAAGATATATCACACGGATAGATTATTTATTCATGAGAGGAAAACATTTTATATATTGAGTTGAAATATTTACAGTACATATGTACAGTGGAAGTTCATATATGTAATATACAGTTGGACTTTTTTAAtcagtgattttttttaagtgtgtttgaaatgttgaGTGAATCAGATGTTTTTTGGTTTCATTGGGAGGGGGGGGCTCGTGGGTAGATTACCTGAGAGTTCAGAATGTGATTTAGCACAAGAGCATCTATCTGGAAAAAAATGTCTAAATGCACACTTAACAAGCactaggaagagagagagagagagattgttggGGTGGTAAGATGTAAGAATATGTGAAATGAAGCTGTTTATAATGCTGACAAGTCCTGCTGTTGTATAAATCTAATTTGGACGTCAATGTGGTTCATGGTGACATTATAAAGACCATGGGACTAGGCAAAGACTCCAAACCGTAGAACAATCCTGACAGAGTTAGAGCTCTCTCAGCAGTGGTGTATTCGGGGACACATCAAAATCACTGTGGTCTCTTTAGACTCCCCCACTGGAGGAGTCTGGTACTGCAACAACCAGGcccttttgaaaaaaaaataaaaaaacacggAACCAGGGCCTTTTATTCCAAAAAGCAGGGTAAAATACTCTACGTCTTGTATCTGATCACAAAAAAACTAAGCTGTTTTTTGTGATTTGAGGCTCAGAATCTATAGAGCAGTTTTCTATTTCTGCAGTTGGCATCTGCTGCTTCTAGGGATGTGAGATGGGAAAATTGTCTTATTGAGAAGCAGAACACTGACAGATGACTCTGCTTTTAATTGCTCATGTCTGGGGTTCTGGTTATATGTGTAGCACACTGAAAAACACTCTCACAAGTTCTCCTGTAGTATTCATACAAAGATGATGTAAGGTTTGTGCAGTTCCTGTCTCCAGAGATATGTGAGCCATTCTAAGGGGTTTACATGAATGTGTGGATGTACCAAATTATGGcatcaagcaaacaaacaaaaaaatgaaaaataagacACCAACCATTGACAGTAATATGTATATATAGTCCTTCTTAGAGAGTTCTACAAAATGTTATGTCCAgaataataatttatttaaaaaGCGACGGAGTtctaagatatatatatatatataaatatatatgaaaaaaagatgaataacaattatgatgatgatgcatGTATATTCTCAAGCAATCGCACGGTGCCGCTGAAGTTGTCTACATGTTCCTTTAAAAGACTGACAAGTTGAGAAGAGTGTGTTCAAAGTGTTAAAGGTTTACACCTGTTAAGAAAAAGAacttctgttttgttttctaaataataaaaaaaacgcgACACGATATGTCCAATAAGTGATGTGACACAGGCATGTGTACAGGCCTTCTGCTTTTCTGTGACGTGGTGATGGGGTCGGACAGTGGCGAgcatggaggaggaagaggaacagTACCTGAGCATCGCCCCAGAGCACAAGCTCGCTACGAACCCACAAAGACACATTAAGGTGTTCCCACTTATCTCCCGTATGTAGAGTAGTGTGATATATGAACCAAGCGGAAAAAAACAAACTCTATAGAAATAATATATACATCTATGACATATAAATCACAACAGATATTGAAGAAACTAATTTAATCTGTGTGGATGCTATGTTGAGAAATGtgacttttttttcctctcctgtTTTGTACATAATTGCTGTGGTTGTGTGGGTCAGTAAAGTGCAGATCTCTTGTACACCGTGGTGCtttgtgttttctttgtttCCTCTCCCAGGAAGGATAACGGGCACAGCGGTTAATTTACTAATGACAGGTTTAGGACTTTTATTCTGAAATaatcatttaaaatgtatttacatgATTGCAGCATTTCTTGCATTCTGTTTACAGCAGTTTCTAATATACTAAGCctatctcctctgctctgcatttATGTTGTACAGTATTACTGTAGAtagcaaaaaagaaaagtaattGAAAAATGGTTTCAAAAGAAAGCTCACCTGTATTCTGAAGGAACACAAACCGGCTTTGTCTTTTGCTCATTAGAAAATATAGCAGTTAAAGAAAGAATATCAACAATTTGAAGTGTAATGAAAACTGGAACATCTTATTTCTTAAAGGTTTTCCAAAACTGAGACTGTATCATATTAAATGAGATATCTAATAACTGTATGTCCTCATAGTGGCCAACAAGTGCACAGTAAACCCTTAGTGACTTCTAGACACTAAAGCTTAATGTTTGTTAATGTACAGTATTACACATGGTGGCATACACACTTCTACAGCCTAGGCCTGTGGACTAGTTGGAACGTGTACTTTAGGAGTCCGGCCTCTGGGCTGATCTAGGCCTGTGGACTAGTTGGAACGTGTACTTTAGGAGTCCGGCCTCTGGGCTGGTCTGCGCCCGTCTGTTCGTCTGTATGGCTGATTTCTCAGGTCTAAAAGTAAATGTGAACACAGCACTGAGTATTAATACATTTGGGAGGTCACTCATCTTAACAAATTAAAATAATGTAACAATAAAACAAATCCACTACACTTATATCCCAACTGAAAAACCCAAACGGCTGACCACAACAATATACTCAACGGCAGCTCACCTGTGATGATGTCATCGATGGCCCCATCCGTGACCTGTGGCTTCACCTGTCTCTTCTTCAGCTCAGCGATAAGGTCCATTTGCGGCATCATGGGTGTCTGGGGTAGACACAGGTCAAAGCAGAACACATGAGAGGGAGTGGAcacagagcagaagagagatGGTCGAACGAATGACATGAGGCAAAGAGTGGAAGTGAGAGAGACACCTTTGGTCCCTGGTCTTTCTTCGCTGGAGAGGGCTGGGTCTCTTTTGGCTCCTCATTGCTCTGAGCCTCCTTCTGTTTCCTCTTCTCGTTTTCCTGATGGGCCacctgagaaacacacacacacacacacacacacacacacacatatgcatacatacatacgtctCAATAAACATTTGCACAGTATTTAAATGTTATGGGCTGGGGGTGCGGATTTAAGGGCCCTGTTACCTGATAGGCTTTGCAGAAGCGATGGAAGAGGGAGAAGAACTGGGAGGGCTGTGTGGTCTTGGGATTCTCTCCGAAGTACTCCACCACCGACACAAACGCCTCCTGGAGGAGAGAAATCATCAAAACATCAACACTATTTCTCATTTgaatcgctgtgtgtgtgtgtgtgtgtgtgccatgcttGTGCTTGAATGTGCGTGCACTGACCTGTGCAGCCTTGCCATCTTTGTTGAGGGCCTCAAGTTTCTCACTGTTGAACTTGACAAACTCTTTCAGGACAAAGTTATCGTCCTGCACCAGGAACTCCTTCTTGGTCACCTCCATGCCCCGCTCTAGATTACGCACATCCTGCAGCACGCTGTCCAGAGACACtggtacacacaaacatttatgtacatttacacacacacacacacacacacacacacacacacacacacacaataacaacaatgaaAGTTCTGTAAATGAGTAACCTCTTCATATGGTCATAGCTGGGTATGAATTCATAAGTAATGGGTAAAAAGTGAAAAGTAAGTAATATATCAAAGTATGAAATAACATCATGCTCATCTTAGAATAAGACCAGCAGACCGCTGTGGACAATTTTACCAAAAATATACACACTATCTGGCTGTACTTGTGACTAAGTGCAGCAACGCTTTGAGTCAGCTGTTAGTCCTTCAGAGTGTTGTGCAAGACGCTGCCTTCCTTAAAAAGCCAGCCCAAAATAAACTCTTCCATAGTGTGGAAGTGGTcgcattgtgtgcatgtgtgagcatatgagagagtgtgagggcatacatgtgagtgagtgagtgtgtgtgtttgtgtgtgtgtgtgtgtgtgtgtgtgtgtgtgtgcatgtttgtgtgtgtgtgtgtgtgtgtgtatgtttgtttgtgtgcgtgtatgtgtgtgtatgtatgtgagtgagtgagtaagtgagtgtgagagagagatagtgtgtgcgtgtacagtatgtatgtatgtatgtatgtatgtatgtatgtatgtatgtatgtatgtatgtatgtatgtatgtgtgtatgtccataCCCAGGGCGGCCTTGTCCACAAACTTGAGGTCAGTGTGGAAGGAGGCCAGCTCAGGGTATTTCTCTTGCACCATGTTGGCTATGAAGTGCAGTAGGGTCTGGGAGCGATCCGTGGACTTGGTGTCCAGCAGCTGAgagggcagagggagagaaCTGATTAGCCATGTCTACACCTTTTATGAGAACtaccgtgtgagtgtgtgtgtgtgtgtgtgtgtgtgtgtgtgtgtgtgtgtgtgtgtgtgtgtgtgtgtgtgtgtgtgtgtgtgtgtggagtgtatgAGTATAGATGAGTGGTTTAATCCATCTAGAGTTTCAGAGTCCTGCCATTCATGCATTTACTCAGCCTTTCTGGCAAAAAagaataaatacacaaaacacTTCAAAAGAGACATTGCTCACCATGATGAAACCCAAAAAGTTAAGTTTACATTAACCTGTTACTCAGATGGATACTGCCGCAAGGTTTTCTGAGATCTCTGTGAAGGTGACGGCTTTTCAGCCTTTTACCACTCCACTCAGAGTGTGACTCACCAGGTCCAGACTCTGCAGACGGAAGCCTCCGGCAGCTCCCCTCTTACTGCTGTTCATGTAGTTTCCAAAGGCCAGtattatctacacacacacacacacacacacacacacacacacacacacacacacacacaccatctcataTTTCAGGAATACACTTCTCTCATATGATACACATCCATGTTTATATAACAGGGCATGACACACAGGGCATCTGTCACAAGTCTAGATTGGCATACCTCTAACATCTTCTTCAATTTGCTGGAGGACTTGATAGATATGGAGGCAGAAATAACAGAGTCCAGTTGCTGTGGTAACAGGGAAATAAGCGGATATCATGAAGAATCTTCATCAGATAAAAAAATGCATGATACATCAGCATTTAGAAATGATAGAAAGATAGAAACGAAGGCTGGAAAGTACGTTGTCTTGGAAATCACTAACTAATACAGCATGATACGGGCATAACATAACagacctttttgtttttgtttatttgtgaagtgACCTTGGGTGACATGAAAAGCgctctaaataaaatgtattattattattattattattattattattattattataacaggAGACTGATGACACTACACTTTTTCAATAGCTGAGATTAGCATAGAATTCCTTAGTGCTATTTTAGCTGTAGCTGTCCCTTGAAAGTGGCCGAAGTGGAGGCCACACTCACAGGCTGCAGGCGCTTGAGGCTCTCGGGGAAGTTGCCCATGAAGGTGAGCGTGGTGATGCGCTGGGTGAGGCGCGGGATCTTGCCGAAGCGCATCATGAACTGGTCCTCGTCGGAAAGGTCCTCCAGGGACCGGCCCTCGCGCTCGTAGTTCTGCATCAGCTTCAGCTCGTAGTCCGATGGCACAAACTTCTCCAACAGCTCAAGGAAGTCTAGACTCAAGGACTGCTGATTATACCTGAgaagtgtgtgtaacagagaggTGTGTCAGAAAGGCCTGA from Alosa sapidissima isolate fAloSap1 chromosome 3, fAloSap1.pri, whole genome shotgun sequence carries:
- the LOC121704944 gene encoding WAS/WASL-interacting protein family member 3-like, yielding MCYALGGSFLTDPILTGTRAASFSGRLPSSGGSGPTVALFAPGLRKYPQDGSSSGGGDHPAFSASSSQARALLASLGAEALLLSSTLRPAPGSSTHRRRRRPTGVRPPRRPPPPPPPPRPLPCPPPPPPPPPPPLSPPSHSPLWA